A region from the Lysobacter antibioticus genome encodes:
- a CDS encoding XVIPCD domain-containing protein, producing MPFAVYRADNRAPEQIATTGFQARVPLDEVSARQLINRSLVDANTPLQLPKAHGNTIAEYFNATKQQPTLVGLPALYDQIRKETSGTTMHVSTSPSTGVGGFEHRKNLYQIELPVERMYAWEIDPSRKNRIVAAPRTISDLDETRSARDPATGIASSKPVLLTDTPTIDAARIIAISSPSGDGEVAFLTGIPKEWINRSRSLEHSGPWQAMPQAVAHAATGPTAQAAPLQPAHTSSTPPAAAGAPERQANDAHPYANPAHGFNTLYNQALSGIERLPVNANLSPSARGENAALLVDAARLASPPLERIDSVALGKNGGLFAIQGAQNDPASRHVLLDKPAALPAAQSPNPPPAQRSAPEPSGPQQSVNALRQMFESVQEPSAAAVPGPRRH from the coding sequence ATGCCCTTTGCAGTCTATCGCGCAGACAATCGAGCCCCCGAGCAGATCGCGACCACGGGATTTCAGGCCCGAGTGCCGCTGGATGAAGTATCGGCGCGCCAGCTGATCAATCGCTCGCTGGTCGATGCCAACACACCGCTGCAGCTCCCCAAAGCGCACGGGAACACGATTGCCGAGTACTTCAATGCGACGAAACAGCAACCGACCTTAGTCGGCCTGCCTGCTCTTTACGACCAGATTCGCAAGGAGACCAGCGGCACCACCATGCACGTATCCACATCGCCCAGCACCGGGGTCGGCGGCTTCGAGCATCGCAAGAATCTGTATCAGATCGAACTCCCTGTCGAACGCATGTATGCGTGGGAGATCGATCCTTCGCGAAAGAATCGCATCGTCGCGGCGCCAAGAACGATATCCGACCTCGACGAAACCCGTTCCGCTCGCGACCCCGCGACTGGAATTGCCTCAAGCAAGCCAGTTCTGCTGACCGACACGCCTACGATCGACGCTGCTCGAATCATCGCCATTTCAAGCCCGAGCGGAGACGGCGAAGTCGCATTCCTGACCGGTATCCCTAAGGAATGGATCAACCGATCGCGGAGCCTAGAACACAGCGGCCCCTGGCAAGCCATGCCTCAAGCCGTGGCGCACGCGGCAACCGGGCCAACCGCGCAGGCCGCGCCGCTCCAACCCGCGCATACATCGAGCACCCCCCCGGCCGCCGCGGGGGCACCGGAGCGCCAAGCCAACGACGCACACCCGTATGCGAACCCCGCGCATGGTTTCAACACCTTGTACAACCAGGCCCTGAGCGGCATCGAAAGACTCCCCGTCAACGCAAATCTGTCGCCATCGGCCCGCGGAGAGAACGCGGCCTTGTTAGTCGATGCAGCCCGGCTGGCGTCGCCGCCGTTGGAACGGATCGACTCGGTCGCCCTCGGGAAGAACGGTGGCCTGTTCGCGATACAGGGCGCGCAAAACGACCCGGCCAGCAGACACGTACTATTGGACAAGCCTGCCGCGCTTCCCGCTGCGCAGTCGCCCAACCCGCCACCCGCACAGCGCTCTGCACCCGAGCCCAGCGGCCCGCAACAATCCGTCAATGCGTTGCGGCAGATGTTCGAATCCGTGCAGGAACCGTCTGCCGCCGCAGTTCCGGGCCCACGTCGGCATTGA
- a CDS encoding SDR family oxidoreductase — MKVFVTGATGWVGSAVVDELLRAGHAVAGLARTDEKAMALAATGAQVVRGTLDDLDMLRTAASAADAVVHTAFNHDFSKFAENAEQDQRAIAALGGALEGADRPLLVTSGLSGLPRGATEADAAQSVWPRKSEQAAQAAREGGVRVATVRLAPSVHGIGDHGFVPILVRMARQHGVSAFIGAGENCWSGVHRLDAARLYRLALEQGATETAYHAVADEAVPFKAIAEVIGRRLGLPVESRDRGHFAWFAGMAGGDMAVSSERTRRLLGWTPSGPSLLADLDQSAYYTG, encoded by the coding sequence ATGAAAGTATTCGTAACAGGAGCGACCGGCTGGGTCGGCTCTGCCGTGGTCGATGAATTGCTTCGCGCCGGCCATGCGGTCGCCGGCCTCGCCCGGACAGATGAGAAAGCAATGGCTCTCGCGGCGACCGGTGCGCAGGTAGTCAGGGGCACGCTCGACGACCTTGATATGTTGCGCACTGCGGCATCGGCCGCGGATGCTGTCGTCCACACGGCGTTCAATCACGACTTTTCGAAGTTCGCCGAGAACGCAGAGCAAGACCAACGTGCCATCGCGGCGCTCGGCGGCGCTCTGGAGGGGGCGGATCGCCCTCTGCTGGTCACCTCCGGTCTGTCGGGACTGCCTCGCGGCGCCACCGAAGCGGACGCGGCGCAGTCGGTTTGGCCGCGCAAATCGGAGCAAGCCGCGCAGGCCGCTCGCGAGGGGGGCGTGCGCGTCGCGACGGTACGCCTTGCACCTTCGGTTCACGGCATCGGCGACCATGGTTTCGTTCCGATCCTGGTTCGCATGGCGCGCCAACACGGCGTGTCGGCATTCATTGGAGCAGGCGAGAACTGCTGGTCGGGCGTGCACCGATTGGACGCCGCGCGCCTCTACCGGCTTGCGCTCGAGCAGGGCGCGACAGAGACGGCGTATCACGCGGTAGCGGATGAGGCCGTGCCGTTCAAGGCGATTGCCGAGGTGATCGGCCGGCGGCTCGGGCTGCCGGTTGAGTCCCGCGACCGCGGGCATTTCGCTTGGTTCGCCGGTATGGCCGGCGGCGACATGGCGGTTTCCAGCGAGCGCACGCGCAGGTTGCTGGGCTGGACGCCGTCAGGCCCGAGCCTGTTGGCCGACCTCGATCAGTCGGCCTACTACACCGGTTGA
- a CDS encoding O-methyltransferase, with amino-acid sequence MCVDTKFHSFKADIAMNTLTVEPLAPLLDRLFKEADAASSPAVAEWSREDRLRLMQSKTEYLDFYEKLKDLWLPVSRETGRLLYLLARTTVARNVVEFGTSFGISTLHLAAAVRDNGGGRVLTTEFEPSKVARARQHLAEGGLLDLVEVRAGDALRTLSSDLPDSIDLLVLDGAKSLYGDVLALVETRLRPGALIVADNADYSPEYLAHVRSPASGYLSIAFADDVELSMRLG; translated from the coding sequence TTGTGTGTCGACACGAAATTTCACTCATTCAAGGCAGATATCGCTATGAACACCCTTACTGTCGAACCCCTAGCGCCCCTGCTCGACCGACTCTTCAAAGAAGCGGATGCGGCGAGCAGCCCGGCTGTCGCCGAGTGGTCGCGCGAGGATCGCTTGCGTCTGATGCAGAGCAAGACCGAGTACCTGGATTTCTACGAGAAGCTGAAGGATCTGTGGCTTCCGGTCTCCCGCGAGACCGGCCGTTTGCTTTATCTGCTGGCGCGCACGACCGTCGCTCGTAATGTCGTCGAGTTCGGTACCTCGTTCGGAATTTCAACGCTGCATTTGGCCGCGGCAGTACGCGATAACGGCGGCGGCCGGGTCCTGACCACGGAGTTCGAACCCTCGAAGGTCGCACGCGCCAGGCAACACCTCGCCGAGGGCGGGCTGCTCGACCTGGTTGAGGTTCGCGCCGGCGACGCGTTGCGGACCTTGAGCTCGGATCTGCCCGATTCGATCGATTTGCTCGTGCTCGACGGCGCCAAGTCGCTGTATGGCGACGTGCTGGCCCTGGTGGAAACACGCTTGCGGCCGGGCGCGCTCATCGTGGCCGACAACGCCGATTACAGCCCGGAATACCTGGCGCATGTGCGTTCGCCGGCGTCCGGCTATTTGTCCATTGCCTTCGCCGACGACGTCGAACTTTCGATGCGGCTCGGCTGA
- a CDS encoding TetR family transcriptional regulator → MGSHTEARCEGDAAAISLSRAYDAINSSYPLRIDRPAMADRKPPRISSRKHPRQARSNQLVSAILEAAAQVLAAEGAQRFTTARVAERAGVSVGSLYQYFPNKAAILFRLQSDEWQQTTDLLSTILKDLEKPPHERLRTLVQAFIRSECEEAQMRVALNDAAPLYRDAPEAKKARATGKRTFQAFMREVLPNTSRTASVRAGDLIGATLSTVGKQFSESPRTLPEIKTYAEAMSDMFLAYIEHINRA, encoded by the coding sequence ATGGGCAGCCACACCGAGGCGCGATGCGAAGGCGACGCCGCAGCCATTTCTCTTTCCAGGGCCTATGATGCGATCAACTCGTCATATCCACTCCGCATCGACAGACCGGCCATGGCAGATCGCAAGCCCCCCAGAATTTCTTCGCGAAAGCATCCGAGACAAGCCAGATCGAACCAGCTCGTCAGTGCGATCCTTGAAGCTGCCGCTCAAGTTCTGGCCGCGGAAGGCGCGCAACGGTTCACCACCGCCCGGGTGGCCGAGAGAGCGGGCGTCAGCGTCGGGTCGCTGTATCAATACTTTCCCAACAAAGCGGCCATTCTGTTCCGGCTGCAGAGCGACGAGTGGCAGCAGACAACCGATTTGCTGAGCACCATCCTGAAAGACCTCGAGAAGCCGCCGCACGAGCGGTTGCGTACCCTGGTCCAGGCTTTCATCCGTTCGGAGTGCGAAGAGGCCCAGATGCGGGTCGCGCTCAACGATGCCGCCCCGCTCTACCGCGACGCGCCCGAGGCCAAGAAAGCACGCGCTACGGGCAAACGCACGTTTCAGGCGTTCATGCGGGAGGTGCTGCCGAACACCTCCAGAACGGCTAGCGTACGCGCAGGCGACCTCATCGGCGCGACCCTCAGCACCGTCGGCAAGCAATTCTCGGAATCCCCGCGAACGCTACCGGAGATCAAGACCTATGCGGAGGCCATGTCCGACATGTTCCTGGCCTATATCGAGCACATAAATCGGGCGTGA
- a CDS encoding WG repeat-containing protein, producing the protein MSKIVQVAAIALVCSISGCAPVRYYQALAGKSVAEPEPPKIVERGQRAPSHEKVTAMSDGSYLARIRKHGEQRFGVVDRSGRVVIPIGYQYLTDLGGQGFVAIGSQSLRGFDRQGNETSTTQFERELHFRNGQAVAVVKAAVGGSSEERYGVIDTRGKTVIPFEYSGIFESSTDASPTVSWYRVRRDIAGPGEPGKIRAGLLDARGRTVLPIAYYDVSPGIDRQGLDRGWATVFEQEHEGVAVNFITGVRMHRTGGSFYGRTVGYSALLNPPPEALNQYQKMQYRKEHAERYRLELFDTQGKLVYDQSDIGATWDLRGLIAVSRTNKFALLDADGRPLTLFKYNEVKDYGGGQALMVADGKVVCIDAAHAPGTERPARECTRATTKKEGGKLKRRQRDPIAVPAVYPRYRG; encoded by the coding sequence ATGTCGAAGATAGTGCAAGTGGCTGCGATCGCGTTGGTATGTTCGATCTCGGGTTGCGCCCCTGTTCGCTACTATCAAGCGCTCGCCGGCAAATCCGTCGCGGAGCCGGAGCCGCCGAAGATCGTGGAGCGCGGGCAGCGCGCCCCGTCGCACGAGAAGGTGACGGCGATGAGCGATGGCTCGTACCTCGCGCGGATTCGCAAGCACGGCGAACAGCGGTTCGGTGTGGTCGATCGGTCCGGCCGGGTGGTGATTCCGATCGGCTACCAGTACCTCACCGATCTTGGCGGTCAGGGTTTCGTCGCTATCGGCTCGCAGAGCCTGCGCGGTTTCGACCGGCAGGGCAACGAGACGTCGACGACGCAGTTCGAGCGCGAGCTGCATTTCCGGAACGGTCAGGCGGTGGCCGTGGTCAAGGCGGCCGTGGGCGGTTCGAGCGAGGAGCGGTACGGCGTTATCGATACGCGCGGAAAGACCGTTATCCCGTTCGAATACAGCGGCATCTTCGAGTCCAGTACGGACGCGAGTCCGACCGTGTCGTGGTATCGGGTCCGTCGCGATATCGCCGGCCCGGGCGAACCCGGGAAAATTCGCGCTGGCTTGCTCGACGCCAGAGGGCGGACCGTTCTGCCGATCGCCTACTACGACGTATCCCCGGGCATCGATCGCCAAGGCCTGGACCGAGGCTGGGCGACGGTGTTCGAGCAGGAGCACGAGGGCGTGGCGGTCAACTTCATCACCGGCGTGCGCATGCATCGAACCGGCGGCAGCTTCTATGGGCGGACCGTGGGTTATAGCGCCTTGCTCAATCCACCGCCGGAAGCGCTGAACCAGTACCAGAAAATGCAGTATCGCAAAGAGCATGCGGAACGTTACCGGCTTGAGTTATTCGATACGCAAGGCAAGTTGGTCTACGACCAGAGCGATATCGGCGCGACCTGGGATCTGCGCGGGCTCATCGCGGTATCCCGGACGAACAAATTCGCCTTGCTCGATGCCGACGGCCGGCCGCTGACGCTGTTCAAGTACAACGAGGTGAAGGATTACGGCGGCGGCCAGGCATTGATGGTTGCCGATGGGAAGGTCGTATGCATCGATGCGGCCCATGCGCCTGGCACGGAGCGGCCCGCGCGCGAATGCACCAGGGCGACGACCAAGAAGGAAGGCGGGAAACTAAAGCGCCGACAACGCGATCCCATCGCAGTTCCCGCGGTCTACCCGCGTTACCGCGGTTGA
- a CDS encoding alpha/beta hydrolase, whose translation MKGVHRPGTASGSAGRTGVVNRLPGGALDGDVGRVPRADDQSWSEAMILKEEGTRSNTRSRLRAGLLCAGAALALFVADASACVPTKLPMGVKGPGLCYGAETWPEPTLGGRTLEQQFDFYRTPSTTPTPLIVWAHPNGMSKALPQDSPMYQALVVPALRAGFSFASIEFRHPVANDALPNSDADPGVPHYDLAYALQFIRANADALNIDKRNVFFVGQSRGSLAVWTALQDDMRDTDSPDPVARQSTRVNAVYAVNAQTTYSGAEFANRFLIPADRAKFTAAFNQQHPKHEQFGSAIGSVNAGVKADPPVRLIYDSPEVGRLLSLEEMSKRDPIHYPDFGPALCRAYALAFGSSAYCTYDADTRYEGDPIAAYAGYVDFFKRYIRPGTSSP comes from the coding sequence GTGAAGGGTGTTCACCGGCCCGGCACGGCGTCGGGCTCCGCGGGCCGGACAGGCGTCGTCAACCGATTGCCGGGTGGTGCGTTGGATGGCGACGTCGGCCGCGTCCCGCGCGCCGACGATCAATCATGGAGCGAAGCGATGATTTTGAAAGAAGAAGGAACGAGAAGTAATACGAGATCGCGCCTGCGCGCAGGCCTGCTGTGCGCGGGCGCGGCGTTGGCTCTCTTTGTCGCCGATGCCAGCGCGTGCGTACCGACGAAATTGCCGATGGGCGTGAAGGGGCCGGGGCTTTGCTATGGGGCGGAAACCTGGCCGGAGCCGACGCTCGGAGGGCGGACGCTGGAGCAGCAGTTCGACTTCTACCGGACGCCCTCGACGACGCCGACTCCGTTGATCGTCTGGGCCCATCCGAACGGGATGAGCAAGGCGTTGCCGCAAGATTCGCCGATGTATCAGGCGCTGGTCGTCCCGGCGCTGCGGGCCGGCTTCTCGTTCGCGTCGATCGAATTCCGGCATCCGGTGGCCAACGACGCGCTGCCGAACAGCGATGCCGATCCGGGCGTGCCGCATTACGACCTCGCCTATGCGCTGCAGTTCATTCGCGCCAACGCCGACGCGTTGAATATCGACAAGCGCAACGTATTCTTCGTCGGGCAATCGCGTGGCAGCTTGGCAGTATGGACGGCGCTGCAGGACGACATGCGGGATACGGACAGCCCGGACCCCGTCGCGCGCCAATCCACGCGCGTGAATGCGGTCTATGCGGTGAATGCCCAGACCACGTATTCCGGGGCGGAATTCGCCAATCGCTTCTTGATTCCGGCTGACCGGGCGAAGTTCACCGCCGCGTTCAATCAACAACATCCGAAGCACGAGCAATTCGGCAGCGCGATCGGCAGCGTCAATGCCGGCGTCAAGGCGGATCCGCCGGTCCGCTTGATCTACGACAGCCCGGAGGTGGGGCGGCTGTTGTCGCTGGAGGAAATGAGCAAGCGCGACCCGATTCATTACCCGGATTTCGGGCCGGCGTTGTGTCGTGCGTATGCGCTGGCATTCGGCAGCAGCGCCTATTGCACCTACGATGCGGACACGCGATATGAAGGCGACCCGATAGCGGCATACGCCGGCTATGTCGACTTCTTCAAGCGATATATTCGCCCCGGCACATCCAGCCCTTAA
- a CDS encoding urate hydroxylase PuuD, translating to MIVDTLLDFVADMARWLHVLAAVAWMGFGLWLRRLAFRARPLVGPSAELEVWDTHSLGFWRTTKVAAPTASELEGLVWSFNQIRWLFFTGLVLFGLIYYRQPQAYLIDPGVLSMSGRAAIAFSLLGLLGAPLINEIINRIPLSYRRTYILCCAIHVLAWVYAYASKFSQHGAMIQIGAMLGVTITTNILWYLYPATREAVDALVRGERPDPEKKQLWDRRNHHSFLLPAVVFLMLSSHMGAVVRANGHAFLTIATVLVLSVISRFILEATHRNGGVMPSRFRWITACAAVTVGLGAGWLAWARNGAEQVRIERHAHGPATDNRPLLAEEIVLRRCAACHAAQPSYPGMASPPRGIVFTPDTLPRYAGQIAIAVGTERMPPGNATQMQPSERKALTEWATGHSR from the coding sequence GTGATAGTCGATACCTTGCTCGATTTCGTTGCCGACATGGCCCGCTGGTTGCATGTGCTTGCTGCGGTCGCATGGATGGGGTTCGGCTTGTGGCTCAGGCGCCTGGCATTCCGGGCTCGGCCATTGGTCGGTCCCAGCGCCGAGTTGGAGGTTTGGGATACTCATAGCCTGGGCTTCTGGCGGACCACGAAAGTGGCCGCGCCGACGGCGTCGGAACTCGAAGGCCTGGTCTGGTCGTTCAATCAGATTCGCTGGCTGTTCTTCACGGGCCTGGTGTTGTTCGGTCTCATCTATTACCGCCAGCCCCAAGCCTATCTGATCGACCCCGGTGTTCTTTCAATGTCAGGGCGAGCGGCCATCGCTTTCTCGTTGCTGGGGTTGTTGGGTGCCCCATTGATCAACGAGATCATTAACCGCATTCCGCTTTCTTATCGACGCACCTACATTCTTTGCTGCGCGATCCATGTTCTTGCCTGGGTCTATGCGTACGCCAGTAAGTTCTCGCAGCACGGCGCCATGATCCAGATCGGCGCGATGTTGGGGGTGACCATCACTACCAATATTTTGTGGTACCTCTACCCGGCGACGCGCGAAGCGGTGGACGCCCTGGTCAGAGGCGAGCGTCCCGATCCGGAGAAAAAGCAGCTCTGGGACCGACGTAACCATCACTCGTTCCTCCTGCCGGCGGTAGTCTTCCTGATGCTGTCCAGCCATATGGGGGCCGTCGTACGGGCCAATGGCCACGCCTTTCTCACCATCGCCACGGTTCTGGTCCTTAGCGTGATATCGCGTTTTATACTTGAAGCGACGCACAGGAATGGCGGCGTCATGCCCTCGCGATTTCGCTGGATCACCGCTTGTGCGGCAGTGACGGTTGGCCTGGGAGCAGGTTGGCTTGCGTGGGCCCGGAATGGGGCGGAGCAAGTTCGCATCGAGCGCCATGCGCATGGCCCCGCAACCGATAACCGCCCCTTGCTCGCGGAGGAGATCGTTCTGCGCCGGTGTGCAGCCTGCCACGCTGCGCAACCCAGCTATCCGGGCATGGCCTCGCCGCCTCGCGGGATCGTCTTCACTCCCGACACTTTGCCTCGCTACGCCGGTCAGATCGCGATAGCGGTGGGTACCGAGCGCATGCCGCCCGGCAATGCCACGCAGATGCAGCCGAGCGAGCGCAAGGCGCTGACGGAATGGGCGACCGGTCATTCACGCTGA
- a CDS encoding S8 family serine peptidase: MNSAFKRYPRICALSAAVALCVSGVAGAQLPDNRPEGGDPNRVWVRFQPGQKAQVKAQIQQTVSAVRAETASMARASGAAAPSISNGKTHYEFDHLNAMVVSLPEQVLRKLRGNPNLVVERDVPRYPMAEYLPYGIPQVQAPDTVASGADGHGVKVCVIDSGLRASHEDFAGITVSGYASTGQTWNTDTCGHGTHVAGTIAAVGNNGKGVIGVSPGKVSLHIVKYFDGPTCGFSYASDLVNAANRCAEAGAKVINMSLGGGLPSSNESTAFTTLFNQGIVSVAAAGNSGNTTKSYPASYPDVISVAAIDANKAKASFSQYNDAVDIAAPGSDISSTYPKIGQPVAVGSQSFDSLPMVGSASAAASGGLVDGGRCAAAGAWTGKIVLCERGDNTTSDKVNFVKSGGGRGIILYNNVSDPFPYNTGLPGGATTTISAVAVSQGSGQALRGLTGQTASINPSYTFDVNSYAVLSGTSMASPHVAGVAALLFSAKPSATATEVRNALTSSALDLGTAGRDNEYGFGMVRAFEAVDALIGGGPGNQAPVANFSSAVSGLTATFSDSSTDSDGSIVSRSWNFGDGTAASTATNPSHAYAAAGTYNVSLTVTDNAGATHTKTASVTVAAPGGGVQTYTNDADYAIKDNTTIESPIAVAGRTGNAPSTAVVTVAIDHSFRGDLRVDLVAPDGSLYSIKGFNASDSADDVRGTKTLNLTTEGLNGTWKLRVQDNATNDIGTLESWSIKF, encoded by the coding sequence ATGAATAGTGCATTCAAGCGATACCCGCGCATCTGCGCGCTTTCGGCAGCCGTAGCGCTGTGCGTCAGCGGCGTAGCCGGCGCTCAGTTGCCGGACAACCGGCCGGAAGGCGGAGATCCCAACCGCGTGTGGGTCCGCTTCCAGCCGGGCCAGAAGGCTCAGGTCAAAGCGCAGATCCAGCAGACCGTGAGTGCGGTGCGTGCGGAAACGGCCAGCATGGCGCGCGCCTCCGGCGCCGCCGCGCCGAGCATTTCCAACGGCAAGACGCACTACGAGTTCGACCACCTCAACGCAATGGTGGTGTCGCTGCCCGAGCAGGTCCTGCGCAAGCTGCGCGGCAACCCGAACCTGGTCGTGGAACGCGACGTACCGCGATACCCGATGGCGGAATATCTGCCCTACGGCATTCCGCAGGTGCAGGCGCCCGATACCGTCGCCAGCGGCGCCGATGGCCACGGCGTCAAAGTCTGCGTGATCGACTCCGGGCTGCGCGCCAGCCACGAGGACTTCGCCGGCATTACCGTCAGCGGATATGCCAGCACGGGCCAGACCTGGAACACCGACACCTGCGGCCACGGCACCCATGTGGCCGGCACCATCGCCGCAGTCGGCAACAACGGCAAGGGCGTGATCGGCGTCAGCCCGGGCAAAGTCTCCCTGCACATCGTCAAGTACTTCGACGGCCCCACCTGCGGCTTCAGCTACGCCTCCGACCTGGTCAACGCGGCCAACCGCTGCGCCGAAGCCGGCGCCAAGGTCATCAACATGAGCCTCGGCGGTGGGCTGCCCAGCAGCAACGAGAGCACTGCGTTCACCACTCTGTTCAACCAGGGCATCGTGTCGGTGGCGGCGGCCGGCAACTCCGGCAATACCACCAAGAGCTATCCGGCCTCTTATCCCGATGTGATCTCGGTCGCCGCGATCGACGCCAACAAGGCCAAGGCTTCGTTCTCGCAGTACAACGACGCCGTCGATATCGCCGCGCCAGGCTCCGACATTTCCAGCACCTATCCCAAGATCGGCCAACCGGTCGCCGTCGGCAGCCAAAGCTTCGACAGCCTGCCGATGGTGGGCTCGGCCTCTGCGGCGGCCAGCGGCGGACTGGTCGATGGCGGACGTTGCGCCGCGGCCGGTGCCTGGACCGGAAAGATCGTGTTGTGCGAGCGCGGCGACAACACCACCTCGGACAAGGTGAACTTCGTCAAGAGCGGCGGTGGACGCGGCATCATTCTGTACAACAACGTCTCCGACCCCTTCCCCTACAACACCGGCCTCCCCGGCGGGGCCACCACCACGATCAGCGCCGTGGCCGTCAGCCAGGGCAGCGGTCAGGCCCTGCGCGGTTTGACCGGCCAGACCGCCTCTATCAATCCCAGCTACACCTTCGACGTCAACAGCTATGCCGTGCTGAGCGGCACCTCGATGGCCAGCCCGCACGTCGCAGGCGTCGCGGCGCTGTTGTTCAGCGCCAAGCCGAGCGCGACCGCCACGGAAGTGCGTAATGCACTGACGAGCAGCGCACTCGACCTGGGCACGGCCGGGCGCGACAACGAGTACGGTTTCGGCATGGTGCGAGCGTTCGAAGCGGTGGACGCATTGATCGGCGGCGGCCCGGGCAATCAGGCGCCGGTGGCGAACTTCAGCTCCGCCGTCAGCGGCCTGACCGCCACCTTCAGCGACAGCTCGACCGACAGCGACGGCAGCATCGTCTCGCGCAGCTGGAACTTCGGCGACGGCACCGCGGCCTCCACCGCCACCAACCCCAGCCACGCTTATGCCGCGGCCGGTACCTATAACGTCAGCCTGACCGTCACCGACAACGCCGGCGCCACCCACACCAAGACCGCTTCGGTCACGGTGGCGGCCCCGGGCGGCGGCGTGCAGACCTATACCAACGACGCCGACTATGCGATCAAGGACAACACCACGATCGAAAGCCCGATCGCGGTGGCCGGCCGCACGGGCAACGCCCCCAGCACTGCGGTGGTCACGGTGGCGATCGACCACAGCTTCCGCGGCGACCTGCGTGTCGACCTCGTCGCGCCGGACGGCTCGCTGTATTCCATCAAGGGCTTCAATGCCAGCGACAGCGCCGACGACGTTCGCGGCACCAAGACCCTCAACCTGACCACCGAAGGTTTGAACGGCACCTGGAAGCTGCGCGTGCAGGACAACGCGACTAACGATATCGGCACGCTCGAAAGCTGGAGCATCAAGTTCTGA
- a CDS encoding LysR family transcriptional regulator, translating into MKAMDVDAVRAFLLAADLHSFTRAADVLGTTQSAVSLKLQRLEGQLGRRLLERTPRHVRLSVEGLAFLGVARDLVSSHDRAAAAFETEQRRLAIGINQQLVGSELPLLLRQIRDHDPNLLVEMRIGGTKELMQGQERGELDAVLVLRPEDRGKRGKVVFAESFSWFAAAGWELRTGQPLPLATQGESCRIRIEAVRALDRAGVAWREVFVGKGAAILGAAAVAGLAVALLARRAAPPGTVDVSGILSLPAIRSQDVMLYSNLSDRRTRDALRVLTLAFQ; encoded by the coding sequence ATGAAAGCGATGGACGTGGACGCGGTCAGGGCCTTTCTGCTGGCGGCCGACTTGCACAGCTTCACCCGCGCGGCCGATGTGCTGGGCACCACCCAGTCCGCAGTCAGCCTCAAACTGCAGCGTCTGGAGGGACAACTCGGCCGCCGCTTGCTGGAACGCACACCGCGGCATGTTCGCCTTTCGGTCGAGGGGTTGGCGTTTCTCGGCGTGGCGCGCGACCTGGTGTCGTCGCACGATCGCGCGGCCGCTGCCTTCGAGACCGAGCAGCGCCGGTTGGCGATCGGCATCAACCAGCAACTGGTCGGCAGCGAACTCCCGCTTCTGCTGCGGCAGATACGCGACCACGATCCGAACCTGTTGGTCGAGATGCGCATAGGCGGCACCAAGGAACTCATGCAAGGCCAGGAGCGCGGGGAGCTCGACGCCGTGCTGGTGCTGCGTCCCGAGGATCGCGGCAAGCGGGGCAAGGTTGTGTTCGCGGAGTCCTTTTCATGGTTCGCGGCGGCCGGCTGGGAGCTGCGCACCGGCCAGCCACTGCCGTTGGCGACGCAAGGCGAGTCGTGCCGCATCCGCATCGAGGCGGTACGCGCGCTTGACCGGGCCGGCGTCGCATGGCGCGAAGTCTTCGTAGGCAAGGGTGCCGCAATCCTGGGTGCCGCCGCTGTCGCCGGCCTCGCGGTGGCGCTGTTGGCACGGCGCGCGGCGCCGCCGGGCACGGTCGACGTCAGTGGGATCCTGTCGCTGCCGGCGATTCGCTCGCAGGACGTGATGCTTTACAGCAACCTCAGCGATCGGCGAACGCGCGATGCATTGCGCGTCCTCACGCTGGCCTTTCAGTGA
- a CDS encoding lipocalin-like domain-containing protein, whose product MKPLTGAFVAMLAGLAARDASVPTNAFPLQGTWTLVAADKVLPDGKTTRDYGERPKGRLVVDTKGRYSLQIFKSERPRFASDSKADGSADEFRSAVMGSSTHYGTMSIDDRAGMLLFSIEGSSFPNWEGTTQKRQYKLDGAELRYKVPPRADGSIPVSVWQRLD is encoded by the coding sequence ATGAAACCATTGACCGGCGCATTCGTCGCAATGCTGGCAGGACTGGCCGCGCGCGACGCGTCAGTTCCGACAAACGCCTTCCCGCTGCAAGGCACCTGGACCCTGGTCGCCGCGGACAAGGTCTTGCCGGATGGCAAGACGACGCGGGACTACGGCGAGCGCCCGAAGGGCAGGCTTGTCGTCGATACCAAGGGGCGGTATTCGCTGCAGATCTTCAAGTCCGAACGCCCGCGTTTCGCCAGCGACAGCAAGGCCGATGGCAGTGCCGACGAGTTCAGGTCCGCGGTCATGGGCAGCAGCACTCACTACGGCACGATGTCGATCGACGATCGGGCGGGGATGCTGCTGTTCTCGATCGAAGGCTCGTCCTTCCCGAACTGGGAAGGCACGACCCAGAAGCGCCAATACAAGTTGGATGGCGCAGAGCTGCGTTACAAGGTGCCGCCCCGGGCGGATGGAAGCATCCCGGTGTCGGTGTGGCAGCGGCTTGATTAA